A stretch of Aedes aegypti strain LVP_AGWG chromosome 2, AaegL5.0 Primary Assembly, whole genome shotgun sequence DNA encodes these proteins:
- the LOC110677067 gene encoding adult cuticle protein 1-like, whose amino-acid sequence MKCIAAVVMMALAVVAEGGIVSYSVPLAYSAPHTTVVQQNVAPRYVSAVPVTSYAAAPVAYAASPVTYAAAPVAYTAPHTTVVQSNVVPRYVAPVAYAASSVVAYNSVDSEVVEATHVAAPVATTVVAQPSVAVVAQKEARYLAANPGAVHDAPLAGHTVSQQSLNLAPAAGTV is encoded by the exons ATGAAG TGCATCGCAGCTGTAGTCATGATGGCCCTGGCCGTTGTTGCTGAAGGAGGTATCGTGTCCTACTCGGTCCCACTGGCTTACTCCGCACCCCACACAACCGTCGTCCAGCAGAATGTGGCTCCTCGGTATGTCTCTGCGGTTCCGGTGACCTCTTATGCTGCTGCTCCAGTTGCCTACGCCGCTTCCCCGGTAACTTACGCCGCCGCTCCAGTCGCATACACCGCTCCTCACACCACCGTTGTCCAGTCGAACGTCGTTCCACGTTATGTTGCCCCGGTGGCCTATGCTGCTTCCTCGGTTGTGGCCTACAACTCTGTCGATTCGGAAGTCGTTGAAGCCACCCATGTGGCCGCTCCAGTTGCCACCACCGTCGTTGCTCAGCCATCCGTTGCCGTCGTTGCCCAGAAGGAAGCTCGCTATCTGGCCGCCAACCCTGGAGCCGTTCATGATGCCCCACTCGCTGGACACACCGTTTCGCAGCAATCGCTCAATCTGGCACCAGCTGCGGGAAccgtttga
- the LOC110677066 gene encoding adult cuticle protein 1-like: MKCIAAVVMMALAVVAEGGVVSYSVPLAYSAPHTTVVQQNVAPRYVSTVPVTSYAAAPVTYAASPVTYAAAPVAYTAPHTTVVQSNVVPRYVAPVAYAAPSVVAYNSVDSEVVEATHVAAPVATTVVAQPSVAVVAQKEARYLAANPGAVHDAPLAGHTVSQQSLNLEPAAGTV, translated from the exons ATGAAG tGCATCGCAGCTGTAGTCATGATGGCCCTTGCCGTTGTTGCTGAAGGAGGTGTCGTGTCCTACTCGGTCCCACTGGCTTACTCCGCACCCCACACAACCGTCGTCCAGCAGAATGTGGCTCCTCGGTATGTCTCTACGGTTCCGGTGACCTCTTATGCTGCAGCTCCAGTCACTTACGCCGCTTCCCCGGTAACTTACGCCGCCGCTCCAGTCGCATACACCGCTCCTCACACCACCGTTGTCCAGTCGAACGTCGTTCCACGTTATGTTGCCCCGGTGGCCTATGCTGCTCCCTCGGTTGTGGCCTACAACTCTGTCGATTCGGAAGTCGTTGAAGCCACCCATGTGGCCGCTCCAGTTGCCACCACCGTCGTTGCTCAGCCATCCGTAGCCGTTGTTGCCCAGAAGGAAGCTCGCTATCTGGCCGCCAACCCAGGAGCCGTCCATGATGCCCCACTCGCTGGACACACCGTTTCGCAGCAATCTCTCAATCTGGAACCAGCTGCGGGAACCGTTTGA
- the LOC5573906 gene encoding adult cuticle protein 1, with the protein MKFVATIVIMVIAAVAEASHIPSIHAHHGFNYAAAPVITYAAHHGPTVVRSNAHHAWVHHGYPQVAAYKSYAHHVPAAVTAYGGHWDHHHVPASVAVPVHHSATYVAANPGAVHKAPLAGHLVNQKSLNLASASGTW; encoded by the exons ATGAAG TTCGTTGCAACAATTGTTATCATGGTGATTGCTGCTGTCGCTGAAGCTTCGCACATCCCATCGATTCATGCTCATCATGGATTCAACTATGCTGCCGCTCCAGTGATAACTTACGCTGCTCATCACGGTCCAACTGTCGTCCGGTCGAATGCTCACCACGCTTGGGTTCATCATGGATACCCACAGGTGGCAGCTTACAAGTCATATGCTCACCATGTTCCAGCTGCAGTTACTGCCTACGGAGGTCATTGGGATCACCATCATGTCCCAGCTTCGGTAGCTGTTCCGGTGCACCACTCCGCTACATATGTCGCTGCCAATCCCGGAGCTGTGCACAAAGCTCCCCTTGCCGGGCATCTCGTCAATCAGAAATCCCTGAACCTGGCATCAGCTTCCGGTACTTGGTAA
- the LOC23687652 gene encoding adult cuticle protein 1, which translates to MKCIAAVVMMALAVVAEGGVVSYSVPLAYSAPHTTVVQQNVAPRYVSTVPVTSYAAAPVTYAASPVTYAAAPVAYTAPHTTVVQSNVVPRYVAPVAYAAPSVVAYNSVDSEVVEATHVAAPVATTVVAQPSVAVVAQKEARYLAANPGAVHDAPLAGHTVSQQSLNLEPAAGTV; encoded by the exons ATGAAG tGCATCGCAGCTGTAGTCATGATGGCCCTGGCCGTTGTTGCTGAAGGAGGTGTCGTGTCCTACTCGGTCCCACTGGCTTACTCCGCACCCCACACAACCGTCGTCCAGCAGAATGTGGCTCCTCGGTATGTCTCTACGGTTCCGGTGACCTCTTATGCTGCTGCTCCAGTCACCTATGCCGCTTCCCCAGTAACTTATGCCGCCGCTCCAGTCGCATACACCGCTCCTCACACCACCGTTGTCCAGTCGAACGTCGTTCCACGTTATGTTGCCCCGGTGGCCTATGCTGCTCCCTCGGTTGTGGCCTACAACTCTGTCGATTCGGAAGTCGTTGAAGCCACCCATGTGGCCGCTCCAGTTGCCACCACCGTCGTTGCTCAGCCATCCGTTGCTGTCGTTGCCCAGAAGGAAGCTCGTTATCTGGCCGCCAACCCTGGAGCCGTTCATGATGCCCCACTCGCTGGACACACCGTTTCGCAGCAATCGCTCAATCTGGAACCAGCTGCGGGAACCGTTTGA
- the LOC110677064 gene encoding uncharacterized protein LOC110677064 → MKIISAILALAIGSSQAAYHPFYHGYNPFAALAALGLYNPHMFPAPHVPYSGTYSYHDGHKPTVVQANNDGYKFKPAARIVQPVSYAYHDVPKPTIVQANTAVVHPVPQVVQTAISGAYHDGSKPIVVQANHGVVSHPYASHVPYHGTYAYHDGDKPTVVQANNAGYSYPYAAKSLYSGTYSYHDGYKPTVVQVNNGGYKPPPVVPVSHAPNPWNPWAAPGLAAWQYHYGYPGYPHPYSIPQKTVVQANLGGHDPWNYGAYYGTGIYGFKYHNYAPAAVPVLRIE, encoded by the exons ATGAAG ATCATCTCGGCGATACTTGCGCTGGCCATAGGATCCTCGCAAGCAGCGTACCATCCATTCTACCATGGCTATAATCCGTTCGCAGCCTTAGCAGCTCTTGGATTGTATAACCCTCATATGTTCCCAGCGCCACACGTTCCATATTCCGGAACTTATTCGTATCACGACGGTCATAAACCCACGGTAGTACAAGCCAACAACGATGGATATAAGTTCAAACCAGCTGCCAGGATCGTACAACCTGTATCGTATGCTTACCATGACGTACCTAAACCAACCATAGTCCAAGCGAATACTGCCGTGGTGCACCCTGTTCCACAAGTTGTCCAGACCGCGATCTCTGGAGCTTATCACGATGGAAGTAAACCAATTGTGGTTCAAGCGAATCATGGAGTCGTCTCTCATCCGTATGCTTCTCATGTGCCATATCATGGAACTTACGCTTACCACGATGGAGACAAACCAACAGTAGTGCAAGCCAATAACGCTGGCTATTCCTATCCTTATGCTGCCAAGAGTTTGTACTCCGGAACTTACTCGTATCACGACGGTTACAAGCCAACAGTTGTACAAGTTAACAACGGTGGATACAAGCCACCTCCAGTTGTTCCCGTCTCACATGCACCCAATCCGTGGAATCCATGGGCAGCTCCTGGACTTGCTGCGTGGCAATATCATTACGGATATCCAGGCTACCCACATCCCTACAGCATTCCTCAGAAGACCGTGGTACAGGCTAATCTAGGCGGGCACGATCCTTGGAACTATGGAGCGTACTACGGGACGGGAATCTACGGGTTCAAATATCATAACTACGCACCTGCAGCTGTTCCAGTGCTGCGGATAGAGTGA
- the LOC110677065 gene encoding adult cuticle protein 1-like: protein MKCIAAVVMMALAVVAEGNFVSYSVPLAYSAPHTTVVQQNVAPRYVASVPVTSYAAAPVAYAASPVTYAAAPVAYTAPHTTVVQSNVVPRYVAPVAYAAPSVVAYKSVDSEVVEATHVAAPVATTVVAQPSVAVVAQKEARYLAANPGAVHDAPLAGHTVSQQSLNLEPAAGTV from the exons ATGAAg TGCATCGCAGCTGTAGTCATGATGGCCCTGGCCGTTGTTGCTGAAGGAAATTTCGTATCCTATTCCGTCCCACTGGCTTACTCCGCACCCCACACCACCGTCGTCCAGCAGAATGTGGCACCTCGGTATGTGGCATCGGTTCCGGTGACCTCTTATGCTGCTGCTCCAGTCGCCTACGCCGCTTCTCCAGTAACCTATGCCGCCGCTCCAGTCGCATACACCGCTCCACACACCACCGTTGTCCAATCCAACGTCGTTCCACGTTATGTCGCTCCGGTGGCCTATGCTGCTCCCTCGGTTGTGGCCTACAAATCGGTCGATTCGGAAGTCGTTGAAGCCACCCATGTGGCCGCTCCAGTTGCCACCACCGTCGTTGCTCAGCCATCCGTGGCCGTCGTTGCCCAGAAGGAAGCTCGCTATCTGGCTGCCAACCCTGGAGCCGTCCATGATGCCCCACTCGCTGGACACACCGTTTCCCAGCAATCGCTCAATCTGGAACCAGCTGCGGGAACCGTTTGA